Proteins encoded in a region of the Pieris napi chromosome 5, ilPieNapi1.2, whole genome shotgun sequence genome:
- the LOC125049560 gene encoding uncharacterized protein LOC125049560 has protein sequence MWYKWFTLLLVSCALVQAEDGGYAGPVTEGTGQVTVVTGPVSDVTGPVGEVTDRGREADQADLIRTSAANPVPGDQVGDASDTLLENDAVNIDVTEIPGPIATTRAPPRTLDRQAAELAWRSWLQSPESGNPNGPARRITTKSLFITPLICPKGQRLDRNGCVQTVTLNKDEHERILLDQLNALFMNSTPSNNAEDLYDYGEEEPGPLQLTIPIGLDPQSHQNIDKKGENGMLNDASIEAELELLKLQQQNMRQNDTAVDNTNILSHNVLNNLLTYSDKPKRDSPIQSSTESQETTDKGQKEEVFGQVNVDPVLYDTDIQNEEPATSNDPVKDNGSLNGTNTETLNKNQTNADQPESLSSLTVKNADTTKLNPENDYSDIGEAIKLISRYAEVSTDDNFPKDILRNPVEDSVLGTRTKLQYRRNRPKVSNNLSDIPPFNQPEVTKEAILAESLRARPGVYYRYPNDNFAPPPNYPFKRLQDYWPGRNQIGGVYNNMHENPKRHHHSYPHYFRPRGYPGLPDPYSGLYPAYQLYPHKVQQNASPIRSHPNDQDMYSLLGLRHWFSSEGASKR, from the exons ATGTGGTACAAGTGGTTCACGTTACTGCTGGTGTCGTGCGCACTGGTGCAGGCAGAAGACGGAGGGTACGCCGGACCGGTGACAGAGGGGACTGGTCAGGTTACAGTCGTAACTGGCCCGGTTTCAGATGTAACCGGTCCGGTTGGGGAAGTAACTGACCGTGGTAGAGAAGCAGACCAAGCTGATTTAATTCGGACCAGTGCGGCTAATCCCGTCCCCGGCGATCAGGTTGGAGATGCCAGTGACACTCTTCTAGAAAATGATGCCGTTAACATTGATGTAACAGAAATTCCTGGACCAATCGCAACGACTAGAGCTCCTCCTCGTACCCTAGACAGACAAGCTGCTGAACTAGCGTGGCGCTCGTGGCTTCAAAGTCCGGAAAGCGGTAACCCCAATGGACCAGCAAGGAGAATCACTACTAAGTCACTCTTTATCACACCACTAATTTGTCCAAAAGGCCAGAGACTCGACAGAAACGGATGTGTGCAG ACCGTGACATTAAATAAGGACGAACATGAAAGAATATTACTTGATCAACTGAATGCATTATTCATGAATTCAACACCATCCAACAATGCAGAGGATCTTTACGACTATGGGGAAGAAGAACCTGGACCCCTACAGCTAACAATACCTATAGGCCTGGACCCTCAATCACATCAG aatattgataaaaaaggTGAGAACGGAATGTTGAATGATGCCAGCATTGAAGCTGAATTAGAGCTACTGAAATTGCAACAACAAAATATGCGCCAAAATGATACTGCTGTggataatacaaatattttgtctcACAATGTACTAAATAACTTATTGACATACTCTGATAAACCAAAACGGGACAGTCCTATACAAAGCTCTACCGAATCACAAGAGACCACAGACAAAGGACAAAAGGAAGAAGTTTTTGGACAAGTAAACGTGGACCCTGTTTTGTATGATACTGATATTCAAAATGAAGAGCCTGCAACTTCTAATGACCCCGTAAAAGACAATGGGTCACTTAATGGTACTAATACTGAGACGCTTAACAAAAACCAAACAAATGCCGATCAGCCAGAGTCTCTATCATCTCTTACAGTAAAAAATGCAGATACAACGAAACTTAACCCAGAAAACGATTACTCCGATATTGGAGAAGCGATAAAATTGATAAGTAGATATGCTGAAGTATCGACAGACGATAATTTTCCTAAAGACATACTTAGAAATCCAGTCGAGGACTCAGTACTTGGCACACGTACTAAACTTCAATATCGCCGAAACCGGCCCAAAGTTTCGAACAATTTAAGCGATATTCCACCCTTTAACCAACCTGAGGTAACTAAAGAGGCCATATTAGCGGAATCTCTTCGAGCAAGACCTGGAGTATATTACAGATACCCTAATGATAACTTCGCACCACCACCGAACTATCCATTCAAACGCTTACAAGATTACTGGCCCGGAAGGAATCAAATAGGAGGGGTATACAACAATATGCATGAGAATCCAAAGAGACACCATCACTCCTATCCACATTATTTTCGCCCCCGTGGTTATCCAGGTTTACCTGACCCTTACTCGGGCTTGTATCCAGCATATCAGCTATACCCACACAAAGTACAACAGAACGCTAGTCCGATTAGATCACACCCTAACGATCAGGATATGTACAGCCTTCTCGGCCTAAGACATTGGTTTAGCAGCGAGGGCGCGTCGAAGAGATAG
- the LOC125049606 gene encoding glucose-induced degradation protein 4 homolog, whose product MPVKVNITPPPPANSKQPGVTKSLLYNGSKFQGHQKSKGNSYEVEVVLQHVDEENSYLCGYLKIKGLTEEFPTLTTFFDGEIISAKYPFLTRKWDADEDVDRKHWSKFELFVPYLKTFNSDSFDYESLAKADYVFMRWKEHFLVPDHTIKDINGASFAGFYYICFHKSAATIEGYYYHRSSEWFQSLTLSHVPEHSIQIYEFR is encoded by the exons ATGCCTGTTAAAGTTAATATTACTCCACCCCCGCCAGCTAACTCCAAACAGCCTGGAGTAACTAAATCTCTTCTCTACAACGGCTCAAAGTTTCAAGGGCATCAGAAATCCAAAGGAAATTCTTATGAGGTCGAAGTAGTGCTGCAG CATGTCGATGAAGAGAATTCGTATCTTTgtggttatttaaaaataaagggaCTGACTGAGGAGTTTCCAACTTTGACAACATTCTTTGATGGAGAAATAATATCAGCCAAATATCCCTTTCTAACAAGAAAATGGGATGCAGATGAAGATGTTGATAGAAAACATTgg agtAAATTTGAGTTATTTGTACCATATTTGAAGACATTTAACTCTGATTCATTTGACTATGAATCTTTAGCAAAGGCTGATTACGTGTTTATGAGGTGGAAAGAACACTTCTTAGTTCCAGACCATACAATTAAAGATATTAATGGTGCTTCATTTGCTGgtttctattatatatgttttcacAAATCAGCGGCAACAATAGAAGGTTATTATTATCACAGAAGTTCAGAATG GTTTCAATCGCTGACATTAAGCCATGTTCCTGAACACAGTATCCAAATTTACGAGTTCAGGTGA
- the LOC125049417 gene encoding serine/threonine-protein kinase N produces the protein MADPGYYHSDYIRHPVLYELGVKYGIKTECIPEIALPSKLEELKDVIRREIRKELKIKEGAEKLREVATDRRSLADVANLVKQANIKLNELKSDLQELESQLLLSRGQSTPTSPEDLSYDEEIILASEAAQQQRQLGEGTTDRKLASLEKQLNIELKVKQGAENMIQSITSSNQSRDKKLLAEAHQMLADSKAKIEYLKLRISKIYKQQKGDNAGANGDGRNMDMSGIHPLLDERIAELRNRLRIEAAVVEGSKNAIRLLQSDKKVTDKKALQEAQTNLLESTQKLDLLRRSLDMRRQELPAESAAFIELGHELRSTGSSPGYVSLSGATNARPPFISPAPLISPCVQVTGALEVRLMGCQDLLEDVPGRSRRDPLASPSDLKSFVKGVAIRNSMKYTYSIKEDTSNEIMAVMKLDNHTVAQTSWRPCSQQAWDQRFTIKLDKSRELEIGIHWKDWRGLCAVKFLRLEEFIDDIRHGMALELEPQGLLFAEIKFLNPIVSRKPKLQRQRKIFKQQGKNIPRPSYGEMHIPAVVLGRLLKRSSPSVQNIQNALSQSQHHNYEIHHDNKDIENTNATFTGMAGVRPLGLPTVPHVPISQPPAKPTLPVQPPPNVSTLRMEKELQEAFAFLEDSYTRDNYIAKDPQSSACNTPLVEYPPSPSPKLLLEYPSSEDQIVEITSNMRLSSSRSSSVIETMSKEPDSRRQSGEMSMISFRLLSVLGRGHFGKVILAQYKPTNEYFAIKALKKGDIIARDEVDSLLSEKRIFEVANAIRHPFLVNLFACFQTDQHVCFVMEYAAGGDLMMHIHADVFTEPRAVFYAACVVLGLQYLHENNIIYRDLKLDNLLLDTEGYVKIADFGLCKEGMGWGDRTGTFCGTPEFLAPEVLTETSYTRAVDWWGLGVLIFEMLVGESPFPGEDEGEVFDSIVNDEVRYPRTLSLESIALMRRLLRKNPERRLGSSERDAEDVKKQAFFRNVDWEQLLLRKVKPPFVPTINNLEDVSNFDSEFTSEAAVLTPPKEPRPLSTTDHKLFSDFTYMADWC, from the exons ATGGCAGACCCAGGTTATTACCACAGTGATTATATTCGTCATCCCGTCCTTTACGAACTGGGTGTCAAGTATGGTATTAAAACGGAATGTATTCCAGAAATAGCATTGCCGTCTAAGTTGGAAGAGCTCAAGGATGTTATACGTAGAGAGATACGTAAAGAGTTGAAAATAAAGGAAGGCGCGGAGAAATTGCGTGAAGTAGCTACTGATCGAAGATCGCTTGCAGATGTTGCAAACCTTGTTAAGCAAgctaatattaaattgaatgaattaaAGTCTGACTTGCAAGAGTTAGAATCCCAGTTACTGTTATCACGCGGGCAGTCAACCCCTACATCGCCAGAAGACTTATCTTATGATGAAGAGATCATCTTGGCTTCGGAGGCGGCGCAGCAACAACGCCAACTCGGCGAAGGCACCACAGATCGTAAACTTGCTTCACttgaaaaacaattgaacATTGAACTAAAAGTTAAGCAAGGTGCCGAAAATATGATACAAAGTATCACCAGTAGCAACCAGTCCAGAGATAAAAAGCTACTTGCTGAAGCTCATCAAATGCTTGCAGATTCGAAAGCTAAAATTGAGTATTTAAAGCTAAGGAtatctaaaatttataaacagcAGAAAGGCGACAATGCTGGAGCTAATGGAGATGGAAGAAATATGGATATGAGTGGAATTCACCCTCTACTTGATGAACGTATTGCTGAGTTAAGGAATCGTCTACGTATAGAAGCAGCTGTTGTTGAAGGATCTAAAAATGCCATACGTCTGTTACAAAGTGATAAAAAAGTTACAGACAAAAAAGCTTTGCAAGAAGCTCAAACAAACTTGTTAGAGTCAACTCAAAAGTTGGACTTGCTGCGTAGGTCTCTAGATATGCGGCGACAAGAATTGCCTGCAGAAAGTGCTGCTTTTATAGAACTCGGACATGAGTTACGCAGTACTGGGTCTAGCCCTGGTTATGTTAGTTTATCTGGAGCGACAAATGCGAGACCTCCTTTCATATCTCCAGCACCATTAATAAGTCCTTGTGTACAGGTAACTGGGGCATTAGAAGTTAGACTCATGGGCTGCCAGGATCTACTAGAAGATGTGCCAGGACGTAGTCGCCGTGACCCTTTAGCTAGTCCTTCAGACCTTAAATCATTTGTTAAAGGAGTTGCTATACGAAACTCCATGAAATATACATACAGCATCAAGGAAGACACTAGTAATGAAATCATGGCTGTAATGAAATTGGACAATCATACAGTTGCTCAAACTAGTTGGAGGCCATGTTCACAGCAGGCATGGGACCAGAg ATTCACAATTAAGCTGGATAAATCAAGAGAACTTGAAATTGGAATACATTGGAAAGACTGGCGAGGCCTATGTGCTGTTAAGTTTTTGAGACTAGAAGAGTTCATTGATGATATTCGGCATGGCATGGCTTTGGAGCTAGAGCCCCAGGGATTATTATTTGCAGagattaagtttttaaatccTATTGTATCAAGAAAACCTAAACTCCAACGCCAGCGAAAAATTTTCAAACAACAAGGCAAAAACATCCCCCGACCGTCCTATGGAGAAATGCATATACCTGCTGTTGTTTTAGGCAGATTGTTAAAAAGGTCCTCACCATCTGttcaaaatattcaaaatgcTCTAAGTCAAAGCCAGCACCATAACTATGAAATACATCATGATAATAAAGATATTGAAAATACCAATGCCACTTTTACGGGGATGGCTGGTGTTAGACCATTGGGTCTACCAACTGTACCACATGTGCCTATTTCACAACCACCAGCAAAGCCTACTCTGCCAGTACAACCCCCTCCAAATGTCTCTACACTTCGAATGGAAAAAGAGTTACAAGAAGCTTTTGCATTTCTGGAAGATTCATATACTAGAGATAATTATATTGCAAAGGATCCACAATCTTCTGCTTGCAATACTCCTTTGGTGGAATATCCTCCATCTCCATCTCCTAAATTACTTCTTGAATACCCAAGTAGTGAAGATCAAATTGTGGAAATAACAAGTAATATGCGCCTGTCTTCCTCAAGGTCATCATCTGTCATAGAAACGATGAGTAAGGAACCTGATTCTAGGAGGCAGTCAGGTGAAATGTCAATGATTAGTTTTAGACTACTGAGTGTCTTAGGAAGAGGTCATTTTGGAAAAGTAATATTAGCTCAATACAAACcaacaaatgaatattttgccattaaagctttaaaaaaaggtGATATTATTGCTAGAGATGAGGTTGATTCTCTCTTGTCTGAAAAACGCATTTTTGAAGTTGCTAATGCCATTAGGCATCCATTTTTAGTAAACTTATTTGCATGCTTTCAAACCGATCAACATGTGTGTTTTGTGATGGAATATGCTGCTGGTGGTGACCTTATGATGCATATACATGCTGATGTGTTCACAGAGCCCAGGGCAGTATTTTATGCAGCTTGTGTAGTATTAGGCCTACAGTATTTACatgaaaataacataatttatagaGATTTAAAGTTGGACAATCTGCTTCTTGACACAGAGGGGTATGTCAAGATAGCAGATTTTGGTTTATGTAAGGAGGGCATGGGTTGGGGTGATCGTACTGGCACCTTCTGTGGCACACCAGAGTTTCTGGCTCCTGAAGTTCTAACAGAGACATCATACACGAGAGCAGTGGATTGGTGGGGCCTTGGTGTGTTAATATTTGAGATGTTGGTTGGAGAATCACCATTCCCTGGAGAAGATGAAGGAGAAGTATTTGATTCTATTGTAAATGATGAAGTGAGATATCCAAGAACATTATCTTTGGAATCAATTGCACTGATGCGCCGACTATTAAGAAAGAATCCTGAAAGACGTCTAGGTTCCTCAGAGAGAGATGCTGAAGATGTTAAGAAGCAGGCTTTCTTCAGAAATGTTGACTGGGAACAGTTACTTTTGAGAAAAGTAAAACCACCATTTGTGCCAACAATCAATAATTTAGAAGATGTCAGTAATTTTGATAGTGAGTTCACCTCTGAAGCAGCTGTTCTCACTCCTCCCAAAGAGCCAAGACCTCTGAGTACAACTGACCATAAACTTTTTTCTGATTTTACATATATGGCAGACTGGTGCTAG
- the LOC125049421 gene encoding BTB/POZ domain-containing protein KCTD5, with protein sequence MAGHVGGGGFTNENIQRYNNERRSSKQWVKLNVGGTYFLTTKTTLSRDTNSFLYRLVQEDSDLISDRDETGAYLIDRDPTYFSPVLNYLRHGKLVINNDIAEEGVLEEAEFYNITELIKLVKERISERETGPSKDSKNHVYRVLQFHEEELTQMVSSMSDGWKFEQLINIGSQYNYGSEDHAEFLCVVSRECGNNPNSNDIEPTDRAMVLQQKGSRI encoded by the exons ATGGCGGGTCACGTAGGTGGCGGTGGTTTTACtaatgaaaatatacaaagatatAACAATGAAAGACGAAGTAGTAAACAGTGGGTTAAACTTAATGTTGGTGGTACATATTTTCTAACAACCAAAACTACTTTGTCTAGGGACACTAACTCATTTTTGTATCGATTAGTGCAAGAAGACAGTGACTTAATTTCAGATAGG gaTGAAACTGGAGCttatttaatagatagagaTCCTACGTATTTCTCTCCAGTACTCAACTACTTACGCCACGGAAAGTTGGTCATCAACAATGACATTGCTGAAGAAGGTGTTTTAGAGGAAGcagaattttataatataacagagCTTATTAAGTTAGTAAAAGAACGAATATCTGAAAGAGAAACAGGACCTTCGAAAGACTCCAAAAATCATGTCTACAGAGTCTTACAATTTCATGAAGAAGAGTTGACGCAAATGGTTTCCTCTATGTCTGATGGTTGGAAATTTGAACAATTGATAAATATTGGATCTCAATATAATTATGGTAGTGAAGACCACGCTGAATTCTTGTGTGTGGTTAGCAGAGAATGTGGTAACAATCCAAATAGCAATGACATAGAACCTACAGATCGAGCAATGGTTCTGCAACAAAAGGGCTCAAGAATTTGA